The following coding sequences are from one Salvia hispanica cultivar TCC Black 2014 chromosome 3, UniMelb_Shisp_WGS_1.0, whole genome shotgun sequence window:
- the LOC125212776 gene encoding pentatricopeptide repeat-containing protein At1g09410, mitochondrial-like, whose translation MRTQKSLAPLFFSAARFHTHTLSTVTLNHKINNCVRSGNVSDARKLFDDYPHSRNTVSWNSLINGYIKSRHFQEAQKLFDEMPHRDVVSWNTLLSGFRDAQSPDKALRHFLRMMASDRRPVELTFAVLMSAFLNSEFDVMVPQLHGLVTRLGLDLNIYLGSALMRGYVGLADRDGFRRVFDEIEVVDVVPCNVLILGYIEFGMMSEAKTAFDLMPKRNAFSWSIIINGLMKNKMVDEAKEVFDSLLEKDVVSWTAMIRGCAQGEKFTEALDMFPAMMSSGVRPNHYTFSSVFDACAGCSSLVMGSQAHACLLKLGIPVDVVLGSSLLNMYAKCGDIVAAFSVFESMPVKNLVSWNSIIGGCGRHGLADRALEEFERMTLSGVLPDQISFINVLSACVHGGKVREAEEIFYSIQAKYGLEAEMEHYSCMVDLYGRAGELEKAEELVKRMPFEPDVVVWGALLGACGLHSCLEVGEFAAMGISKVEKDHPAVYSILSKIYGANGTRSGVFQLKKMIRKWQEKKQKAGSWIQSNPGLVT comes from the coding sequence ATGCGCACACAAAAATCATTAGCCCCTCTCTTCTTCAGCGCTGCTCGATTCCACACCCACACACTTTCGACTGTTACTCTGAATCACAAGATCAACAATTGCGTGCGCAGCGGAAATGTCAGCGACGCACGCAAACTGTTCGACGATTATCCCCACTCGAGAAACACCGTCTCCTGGAACTCCTTGATCAATGGCTACATCAAATCCCGCCATTTCCAAGAAGCCCAGAAGCTGTTCGACGAAATGCCTCACAGAGACGTCGTTTCTTGGAACACCCTGCTTTCCGGCTTCCGCGACGCCCAGAGCCCAGACAAGGCTCTCCGCCACTTTCTACGAATGATGGCGAGCGATCGGAGGCCGGTTGAGCTCACGTTTGCAGTGCTCATGAGCGCGTTTTTGAATTCGGAGTTCGATGTCATGGTTCCGCAGCTGCACGGGCTCGTGACCCGTCTAGGGCTTGATCTGAATATCTATCTGGGATCTGCTTTAATGAGGGGATATGTTGGCTTGGCTGATCGCGATGGTTTTCGCAGGGTGTTCGATGAGATCGAAGTGGTAGATGTGGTGCCCTGCAATGTGTTGATCTTAGGTTATATTGAATTTGGGATGATGAGTGAAGCAAAGACGGCGTTTGATTTAATGCCTAAGAGAAATGCTTTTTCTTGGAGCATCATCATTAATGGATTGATGAAGAACAAGATGGTTGATGAAGCAAAGGAAGTTTTTGACAGTCTACTTGAAAAAGATGTAGTTTCTTGGACTGCAATGATAAGGGGGTGTGCTCAGGGTGAGAAGTTTACGGAGGCTCTAGACATGTTTCCTGCAATGATGAGCTCAGGAGTTCGCCCGAATCATTATACCTTTTCGAGTGTCTTTGATGCCTGTGCGGGCTGCTCGTCTCTTGTGATGGGCAGCCAGGCTCACGCGTGTCTATTGAAGCTCGGTATCCCTGTTGATGTGGTGTTGGGATCATCCCTTCTCAACATGTATGCGAAATGTGGCGACATAGTCGCTGCATTCTCTGTGTTCGAGTCCATGCCAGTGAAGAATCTAGTGTCATGGAACTCGATTATTGGAGGCTGTGGAAGGCACGGACTTGCAGATAGGGCGTTGGAGGAGTTTGAGAGGATGACCTTGAGTGGCGTGCTCCCTGATCAGATCTCGTTTATCAATGTTCTGTCGGCATGTGTGCACGGGGGGAAGGTGAGAGAAGCTGAAGAGATTTTCTACTCAATACAGGCGAAGTATGGGTTGGAGGCAGAGATGGAGCATTATTCGTGTATGGTGGACTTGTATGGTAGGGCGGGTGAGCTAGAGAAGGCTGAAGAGTTGGTTAAGAGGATGCCGTTTGAGCCGGATGTGGTTGTGTGGGGCGCACTGCTCGGGGCTTGTGGGCTGCATTCTTGTTTGGAAGTTGGTGAGTTTGCAGCAATGGGAATATCTAAAGTGGAAAAAGATCATCCGGCAGTTTACTCGATCCTGTCGAAGATATATGGTGCGAATGGCACTCGAAGCGGTGTGTTTCAGCTGAAGAAGATGATCAGAAAATGGCAAGAAAAGAAACAGAAGGCTGGTAGTTGGATACAATCCAATCCTGGACTAGTTACATGA